Below is a genomic region from Bacillota bacterium.
GTTCTACCCTCGAGACCGTTGCCTCCGACAAAGAAGCTAATCGGTGAACTGTCGGGGGTATCGTTCATATCTCCGGTAAGTACCGCCGGTAGTCCGTATTCCTCCACAAATCTGTCAATGGCCACCGCGCCCTTCTCCCGAGCATTCAAGGATTCGTGATCTAAGTGGGTGTTTACTGCCAGGAGCTCCTTACCGCTTGCACAATGACGAACCCGAGCATAGGTTACCATTCTCACACAGTTATTACCCCAATGGCGGCTGCCGGGAACATCGGGGGTATCGGATAGCCAGAAATCACCGTGCTCAATTATCTCCAGGGTGGCTTTCTTCAGATACAATGCGACATGTTCTCCCCCATCGACATCTCGGCCGCGACCTACCCGCTGATACTCAGGGAGGAATTCCTCGAGATAGGCCACCTGATGGGGTAACCCCTCCTGAATGCCCAAGATATCGGGACTGTACTTCTTGATGACGGCCACTACCGCCTCCCGCCGAAAGGGCCAGCTGTTGGTGCCATCCTTCTCCGTGTCCATCCTCAGGTTGAAGCTCATTACCGCAATCATGTCCAAATCCCTCGCCTCAAAATTGAAATGTGATTATCGCCTAATCAGTGTTGCCATTGATAAATCCATTAACTGTCAAGCTGCTTCGCAGCCGGCAGATACTCCCGAATCGACACCGAGCGACGAATGAGCTCTCGGCCCTGCTCCAGATTGTCGAGCTCTCCCAGGCCGATGAGCTGCACCAGCATGTTGCCCATGGCGGTGGCCTCGACGGGACCGGTGACCACTCTTCTGCCGGTAATATCCGCGGTGATCTGACACAACAGCTCAGCCTGGATGCCTCCACCCACCATATTGATAGTATCAATGCTTTGACCCGTCAACCTTTCCAACACTGCCAGATTCTCCCGATAGCTAAAGGCTAAGCTCTCATAGATTCCCCGAGCCATCTCGCCGGGACCGGTGGGAATTGGCTGACCGGTTTCCCGACAGAAGGCC
It encodes:
- a CDS encoding endonuclease/exonuclease/phosphatase family protein, encoding MDMIAVMSFNLRMDTEKDGTNSWPFRREAVVAVIKKYSPDILGIQEGLPHQVAYLEEFLPEYQRVGRGRDVDGGEHVALYLKKATLEIIEHGDFWLSDTPDVPGSRHWGNNCVRMVTYARVRHCASGKELLAVNTHLDHESLNAREKGAVAIDRFVEEYGLPAVLTGDMNDTPDSSPISFFVGGNGLEGRTGSWINAAAGFPDGGKGTFHGYGRVEERQVIDYIFTTGELQASSYQVIEDRPDGVYVSDHYPIFARIEWKEN